The proteins below are encoded in one region of Candidatus Anaeroferrophillus wilburensis:
- the ispG gene encoding flavodoxin-dependent (E)-4-hydroxy-3-methylbut-2-enyl-diphosphate synthase: MRRPTKKIVFDNLPVGGDAPIAVQSMTNTDTRDVAATIGQIKRLESVGCELVRVAVPDMAAAKALGAIKAGIAIPLIADIHFHHRLAIEAVEQGVDGLRLNPGNIGSAARVREVVQACRDHSIPIRIGVNAGSLEKEVVAAHGHTPRAMVASALGHIRLLEDEQFDLIKVSLKSSNVPHTVEAYRLLAQEVDYPFHIGITEAGTPLRGAIKSAVGIGILLYLGFGDTLRVSLTGDPVEEIFVAYQILQSLGVRHRGIELISCPTCGRTEIDLIGLAQAVEHRLQHIRKPLKVAVMGCVVNGPGEAREADVGIAGGRGNGLLFKQGEVVCKVAEDRLLDVLVAEVEALAGENSC, encoded by the coding sequence ATGCGGCGACCTACAAAAAAGATCGTTTTCGACAATCTGCCGGTTGGCGGTGATGCGCCGATCGCGGTTCAATCGATGACCAACACCGACACCCGGGATGTCGCAGCAACGATTGGCCAGATTAAGCGGCTGGAGTCGGTGGGCTGCGAACTAGTCCGGGTGGCGGTGCCGGATATGGCGGCAGCAAAAGCCTTGGGGGCGATTAAAGCAGGGATTGCCATTCCCTTGATTGCCGATATTCACTTCCATCACCGACTGGCCATTGAGGCGGTGGAACAGGGGGTGGATGGCCTGCGGCTGAATCCCGGCAATATCGGTTCGGCTGCCCGGGTGCGGGAAGTGGTTCAGGCCTGTCGGGACCACTCGATTCCCATCCGCATCGGGGTAAACGCCGGCTCTCTGGAAAAAGAGGTGGTGGCAGCCCATGGTCATACCCCCCGGGCTATGGTTGCCAGTGCACTGGGCCATATTCGTTTGTTGGAAGATGAACAGTTTGATCTGATCAAGGTGTCGCTGAAATCCTCCAACGTTCCCCATACGGTTGAAGCCTATCGCCTGCTGGCTCAGGAGGTGGATTATCCCTTTCACATCGGGATCACCGAAGCGGGGACTCCCCTGCGGGGCGCTATCAAGTCGGCGGTGGGCATTGGTATTTTGCTTTATCTTGGTTTCGGGGATACCCTTAGGGTTTCATTGACTGGCGATCCGGTGGAAGAGATCTTCGTCGCCTACCAGATACTCCAGAGCCTTGGAGTGCGGCATCGTGGAATTGAGCTGATCTCCTGCCCCACTTGCGGTCGAACCGAGATTGATCTCATCGGCTTGGCGCAGGCGGTGGAACACCGCCTGCAGCATATTCGCAAACCGCTGAAGGTGGCGGTGATGGGCTGCGTGGTCAACGGTCCCGGTGAGGCCCGGGAGGCAGATGTGGGCATTGCCGGCGGTCGAGGGAACGGTCTGCTGTTCAAGCAGGGTGAAGTGGTCTGCAAGGTGGCGGAAGACCGGCTGCTGGATGTCCTGGTGGCGGAGGTCGAAGCGCTGGCCGGCGAAAATTCCTGTTGA